In the Ciconia boyciana chromosome 23, ASM3463844v1, whole genome shotgun sequence genome, one interval contains:
- the TSHB gene encoding thyrotropin subunit beta yields MIWSQSFKDVYCMSPFFVMSLLFGVTFGQTASLCAPSEYIIHVEKRECAYCLAINTTICAGFCMTRDSNGKKLLLKSALSQNVCTYKEMLYQTALIPGCPHHTIPYYSYPVAVSCKCGKCNTDYSDCVHEKVRTNYCTKPQKLCNM; encoded by the exons ATGATTTGGAGTCAGAGCTTCAAGGATGTTTACTG CATGAGTCCCTTCTTTGTGATGTCTCTCCTCTTTGGCGTGACTTTCGGTCAAACGGCATCACTTTGTGCTCCTTCCGAGTATATAATCCATGTGGAGAAAAGGGAATGTGCCTACTGCCTGGCCATCAACACCACCATCTGCGCTGGATTTTGCATGACTCGG gaCAGCAATGGCAAGAAGCTGCTACTCAAAAGTGCTCTGTCCCAGAACGTGTGCACATATAAAGAGATGTTGTATCAAACAGCACTGATTCCGGGCTGTCCTCATCACACCATCCCTTATTATTCCTACCCTGTGGCTGTCAGCTGCAAGTGTGGTAAATGTAACACTGACTATAGTGACTGTGTTCATGAGAAGGTTAGGACAAACTATTGCACTAAACCACAGAAGCTCTGTAACATGTAA